A part of Nesterenkonia lutea genomic DNA contains:
- a CDS encoding BON domain-containing protein translates to MSAVAPTRTDRTLQTAILAELEWTPEVDASGISVNVLNSVVTLSGEVGDYPELFAAKRAARRVRGVSTIVEDLLVDPASGATVTEADIAREATHALAWKITVPDSVRAEVDGHSVTLAGEVGWNFQRVAAKRAVQYLPGIHSVDNQISLTARASDEAAEERIKNALLRNARVDVEHLEVTVTGTVATLTGHVQSLAEKHQAGMATWSSPYVTEIDNRLEIRSSPSTHSGEAS, encoded by the coding sequence ATGAGCGCCGTCGCCCCGACCCGCACAGACCGCACCCTACAGACCGCGATCCTCGCTGAACTTGAATGGACCCCGGAGGTCGACGCCTCAGGGATCAGCGTGAACGTCCTGAACTCTGTGGTGACCCTCTCAGGCGAGGTGGGTGACTACCCGGAGCTGTTCGCCGCGAAACGCGCCGCTCGACGGGTGCGAGGCGTCTCCACCATCGTCGAGGACCTGCTCGTGGATCCGGCTTCCGGTGCCACGGTGACCGAGGCGGACATTGCTCGCGAGGCCACGCATGCGCTGGCGTGGAAGATCACCGTCCCAGACTCCGTCAGGGCCGAGGTGGATGGGCACTCGGTCACGCTCGCCGGCGAGGTCGGATGGAACTTCCAGCGCGTCGCTGCCAAGCGGGCCGTCCAATACCTTCCAGGGATCCACTCCGTGGACAACCAGATCTCGCTCACGGCGCGAGCCTCTGATGAGGCTGCCGAGGAGCGGATCAAGAACGCGCTGCTTCGCAATGCTCGCGTCGATGTGGAGCATCTGGAAGTCACTGTCACGGGGACCGTGGCTACCCTAACCGGTCATGTCCAGTCGCTGGCAGAGAAGCATCAGGCGGGAATGGCCACCTGGTCTTCGCCCTATGTGACCGAAATCGACAACCGCCTCGAAATCCGATCATCCCCATCAACACATTCTGGAGAAGCATCATGA
- a CDS encoding succinate dehydrogenase iron-sulfur subunit yields the protein MSTPTKEVVEPASKIHLAESTGGGEAPSFEITLQVRRYDPEFSDDVRWDEWKLTMYGTDRVLDALHKVKWEIDGSLTFRRSCAHGVCGSDAMRINGRNRLACKVLLKDLDTSKPILVEPIKGLPVEKDLIVDMEPFFQSYREIMPFMVNNSPAPTAERLQSPEERERFDDTTKCILCAACTSACPVFWTDGQYFGPAAIVNAHRFIFDSRDDAGDMRLEILNDKEGVWRCRTTFNCTEACPRGIEVTKAISEVKNAIIRRTL from the coding sequence ATGAGCACCCCCACCAAAGAAGTCGTAGAGCCCGCTTCCAAGATCCACCTGGCCGAGAGCACCGGCGGCGGTGAGGCCCCCAGCTTCGAGATCACCCTCCAGGTGCGCCGCTACGACCCCGAGTTCTCCGACGACGTCCGCTGGGACGAGTGGAAGCTGACGATGTACGGCACCGACCGGGTGCTGGACGCCCTGCACAAGGTCAAGTGGGAGATCGACGGATCCCTCACGTTCCGCCGTTCCTGTGCCCACGGCGTCTGCGGCTCCGATGCCATGCGCATCAATGGTCGCAACCGCCTCGCCTGCAAGGTGCTGCTGAAGGACCTGGACACCTCCAAGCCGATCCTGGTCGAGCCGATCAAGGGCCTGCCGGTGGAGAAGGACCTGATTGTGGACATGGAGCCCTTCTTCCAGTCCTACCGCGAGATCATGCCCTTCATGGTCAACAACTCGCCGGCGCCGACCGCCGAGCGCCTGCAGTCCCCGGAGGAGCGCGAGCGCTTCGACGACACCACCAAGTGCATCCTCTGCGCCGCCTGCACCTCTGCCTGCCCGGTCTTCTGGACCGATGGGCAGTACTTCGGTCCGGCGGCGATCGTCAATGCGCACCGATTCATCTTCGACTCCCGCGACGACGCCGGCGACATGCGCCTGGAGATCCTCAACGACAAGGAGGGTGTGTGGCGCTGCCGCACCACCTTCAACTGCACCGAGGCGTGCCCGCGCGGCATCGAGGTCACCAAAGCGATTTCCGAAGTCAAGAACGCCATCATAAGACGAACTCTATGA
- a CDS encoding IS3 family transposase (programmed frameshift) produces the protein MPKEINPGNATTRRYSEQEKAAAVRMVRQLRKELGTDRGTVKRVATQLGYGPESVRSWVRQADIDKGHAPGQSTEQSAREKALEQENRELRRANEILKRAANFLRGGARPPVTEIVAFIEANKDDVVEGRRLGVEPICTMLQVAPSTYYAAKHRAPSARSLRHAELIPQLVKLHAQNYGVYGARKLWKTANRAGLQIGRDQTARLMRHAGLEGVLRRKKIRTTTPDPEAPRHPDLVNREFTAIAPNRLWVTDLTYVPTWAGVAYVCFIIDAFSRTIVGWRVASTMRTDTVLDAIEMARWSRGPRHMQLRCHSDAGSQFTSIRYGERLAEIGATPSIGTVGDSYDNALAESVNGCYKAELIRGPVRTQRGPWKTVEDVELATLGWVHWHNTERLHGYLGDRPPAEFEALFYDDNTRPNDLVESL, from the exons ATGCCGAAAGAGATCAACCCGGGCAACGCGACCACGCGCCGATACTCGGAGCAGGAGAAGGCCGCAGCAGTCCGCATGGTCCGCCAGCTGCGCAAGGAGCTGGGCACCGACCGCGGCACCGTGAAGCGAGTCGCTACCCAGCTGGGCTACGGCCCTGAGTCAGTCCGGTCCTGGGTCCGCCAAGCTGACATCGATAAAGGCCACGCCCCGGGCCAGAGCACCGAGCAGTCCGCGCGAGAGAAAGCCCTGGAACAAGAGAACCGAGAACTACGGCGCGCCAACGAGATTCTGAAACGGGCCGCGA ACTTTCTTCGGGGCGGAGCTCGACCGCCAGTCACCGAGATAGTCGCCTTCATCGAAGCCAACAAGGACGACGTTGTTGAAGGCCGTCGACTCGGAGTCGAGCCCATCTGCACGATGCTGCAGGTGGCTCCGAGCACCTACTACGCCGCGAAACACCGCGCCCCCTCAGCTCGGAGCCTCAGGCATGCCGAGCTGATCCCGCAGCTGGTGAAACTCCATGCCCAGAACTACGGAGTCTACGGAGCCAGGAAACTCTGGAAAACCGCGAACCGGGCCGGCCTGCAGATCGGTAGAGATCAGACGGCGAGACTGATGCGCCACGCTGGCCTCGAAGGTGTGCTCCGGCGCAAGAAGATCCGCACCACCACACCTGACCCTGAAGCCCCGCGGCATCCGGATCTGGTCAACCGCGAGTTCACCGCGATCGCGCCGAACCGGCTCTGGGTCACCGATCTGACCTACGTGCCGACCTGGGCCGGTGTGGCCTATGTCTGCTTCATCATCGATGCCTTCAGCCGCACGATCGTCGGCTGGCGGGTCGCTTCCACTATGCGCACCGACACGGTGCTCGATGCCATCGAGATGGCCCGCTGGTCTCGAGGCCCGCGGCATATGCAGCTACGGTGCCACAGCGATGCAGGATCTCAATTCACATCCATTCGCTACGGCGAGAGACTGGCCGAAATCGGGGCCACTCCCTCGATCGGCACCGTTGGGGATAGCTACGACAATGCTCTGGCCGAGAGCGTCAACGGCTGCTACAAGGCCGAGCTCATCCGAGGACCGGTGCGCACGCAGCGCGGTCCATGGAAGACGGTCGAAGATGTGGAGCTGGCGACTCTGGGGTGGGTGCACTGGCACAACACTGAGCGGCTCCATGGGTACCTCGGTGACCGGCCGCCGGCTGAATTCGAGGCCCTGTTCTACGATGACAACACCAGACCCAATGACCTGGTGGAATCCCTATAG
- a CDS encoding cupin domain-containing protein yields MTLTAGEKLSEHENPGEATIQVLEGRVELHGGGASWNGSVGDLITVPAGLHSLDAVEDSAFLLTVVKQL; encoded by the coding sequence ATGACGCTCACCGCAGGCGAAAAGCTTTCCGAGCACGAGAATCCCGGGGAGGCGACGATTCAGGTTCTCGAGGGTCGCGTGGAGCTGCACGGCGGGGGAGCCTCCTGGAACGGTTCGGTCGGCGACCTGATCACCGTCCCCGCGGGCCTGCATTCACTCGATGCGGTCGAGGACTCTGCATTCCTGTTGACCGTGGTCAAGCAACTCTGA
- a CDS encoding sensor histidine kinase, translated as MTASSSVVEELDLEHVLRHVVDTAVSLVDAQYGALGIVDSDGRLERFIHVGMPEQVAQEIGSLPRGHGLLGAELYQDGPIRIDHLGADPRSIGFPERHPPMDAFLGVPIRIRGETYGNLYLTNRADGPFTEEDEELVAALASTAATAITNARLYLAAQNAQRMSATLTEVSGELLASSGKDAFGVVADHVSDLIEADLVSIVVPGREAGEFRVETARGDQAPSVRGMRLPSEDRGHTRGDTGSDEGREHEARGRPPFEEPLRGGATLAAPFVISGETLGFLCASRRAHGPSFTAQDFDTLSEFAEKVGITVALAWARADRQRLDVVEDRARMARDLHDHVIQRLFGMGLGLQALAATEPAHAETLDMHVAQIDAAIADIRTAIFSLNVDDSFESVRHRLMDVAAELTPALNYSPRVTFGGPVDLIVIGQLADDVVAVVRESLTNVARHSRATTALVSVDVTDALVRVQVVDDGVGLPSGPVRASGTANLLVRARAHSGEFTLTNRSSHGARACWQVPLPSVLEETT; from the coding sequence ATGACTGCCAGCAGCTCCGTGGTGGAGGAGCTCGATCTTGAGCATGTCCTTCGCCATGTGGTGGACACTGCGGTCTCGCTGGTGGACGCCCAGTATGGAGCTTTGGGCATCGTGGACTCCGACGGTCGCCTGGAACGTTTCATTCACGTCGGGATGCCGGAGCAGGTGGCGCAGGAGATCGGGAGCCTCCCTAGGGGCCATGGGCTTCTTGGAGCGGAGCTCTATCAGGACGGCCCCATCCGGATCGATCATCTTGGAGCAGATCCACGGTCCATCGGGTTCCCTGAACGCCATCCGCCCATGGACGCGTTTCTCGGGGTGCCCATTCGAATTCGCGGGGAGACCTACGGGAATCTCTACCTCACGAACCGTGCCGACGGGCCGTTCACGGAGGAGGACGAAGAACTCGTCGCCGCGCTCGCCTCCACGGCGGCCACTGCCATCACCAATGCCCGGCTCTATCTCGCCGCTCAGAACGCTCAACGTATGAGTGCAACGCTGACGGAGGTCAGCGGAGAGCTTCTGGCATCTTCTGGCAAGGACGCGTTCGGCGTGGTGGCAGATCATGTCTCTGACCTCATCGAGGCCGACCTGGTGAGCATCGTCGTGCCGGGGCGCGAGGCCGGAGAGTTTCGCGTGGAGACAGCCCGCGGTGATCAGGCGCCGAGCGTGCGGGGGATGAGGCTGCCCTCGGAAGATCGAGGACACACGCGGGGCGATACCGGCAGCGATGAGGGTCGGGAGCACGAAGCCCGGGGAAGGCCGCCCTTCGAGGAGCCGCTGCGGGGAGGGGCGACTCTCGCGGCCCCTTTTGTCATCTCAGGGGAAACGCTCGGGTTTCTCTGTGCCAGCCGCCGCGCACACGGGCCATCGTTCACCGCGCAGGATTTCGACACACTGTCCGAGTTTGCTGAGAAGGTCGGCATCACCGTTGCGCTCGCCTGGGCCAGGGCCGACAGACAGCGTCTCGACGTCGTGGAAGACCGGGCCCGGATGGCTCGGGACCTTCACGACCACGTGATCCAGAGACTGTTCGGCATGGGTCTGGGCCTGCAGGCTCTTGCCGCCACGGAGCCCGCCCATGCCGAGACGCTCGACATGCATGTGGCTCAGATCGATGCGGCCATTGCTGACATCAGAACAGCCATCTTCAGCCTGAACGTCGACGACTCTTTCGAGTCCGTGCGTCACCGACTCATGGACGTGGCCGCTGAGCTGACTCCAGCTCTGAACTACTCCCCACGCGTGACGTTTGGAGGGCCCGTGGACCTAATCGTCATCGGCCAGCTGGCCGACGACGTCGTCGCCGTGGTCCGAGAGTCGCTGACCAATGTTGCCCGCCACTCCCGGGCGACGACCGCCCTCGTCAGCGTGGACGTGACAGATGCCCTCGTCAGGGTTCAAGTCGTCGATGACGGCGTCGGTCTTCCGTCAGGGCCTGTTCGGGCCAGTGGAACGGCGAACCTGTTGGTTCGCGCTCGTGCACACAGCGGCGAGTTCACCCTCACCAACCGGAGTTCACACGGAGCGCGCGCGTGTTGGCAGGTGCCGCTCCCGAGTGTTTTGGAGGAAACAACATGA
- a CDS encoding Hsp20/alpha crystallin family protein produces MPRTLLRCIPFSGLDNMCRDLRGKSPTIDVYTAGDEDLVIEAHLHNYSHSDVAITVDRGNLLIHAERQDQDDQKPRSYLIRESSSSFYRSISLPGQADPALIPADFKEGILRGVVPLRRRMIPAQSIAIGSGRSFT; encoded by the coding sequence ATGCCACGCACTCTCCTGCGTTGCATTCCCTTCTCCGGGCTCGACAACATGTGTCGGGACCTCCGCGGTAAATCACCCACCATCGATGTTTATACCGCAGGCGACGAGGACCTTGTCATCGAGGCGCACCTGCACAACTACTCCCACAGCGATGTCGCCATCACAGTGGATCGAGGAAATCTCCTGATCCATGCCGAACGGCAGGACCAGGACGATCAGAAGCCGAGGTCCTATCTGATCAGAGAAAGCAGCAGCAGCTTCTACCGGAGCATCTCCCTGCCCGGACAGGCAGACCCGGCGCTGATACCGGCTGATTTCAAGGAGGGCATCCTGAGAGGCGTCGTCCCGCTGAGAAGGCGCATGATCCCTGCACAGAGCATTGCAATCGGTTCCGGACGTTCATTCACTTGA
- a CDS encoding response regulator produces MTRVFLVDDHEIVRRGLSQLISAQPGLEVVGESETVRGTLDRINAVLPDVVVLDVHLPDGNGIDLCRTITSAHPEMRTLILTAFDEDAASLAAVIAGASGYVLKNIRGGHLVDAIYRVAEGKTLITRQLTERVRLSLLARQDDAKTPSVDLTLRERQAVELITEGLTNRQIGERLGIAEKTVKNYVSGLLAKLGMERRTQVATYGAREGMQASRET; encoded by the coding sequence ATGACCCGAGTGTTCTTAGTCGATGACCATGAGATCGTGCGTCGTGGACTGTCGCAGCTCATCTCCGCCCAGCCGGGGCTGGAGGTGGTGGGTGAATCGGAGACGGTGCGTGGGACCCTCGACCGCATCAACGCGGTGCTTCCGGACGTCGTCGTGCTCGATGTGCATCTGCCGGATGGCAACGGAATTGATCTCTGCCGCACGATCACCTCAGCGCACCCGGAGATGCGCACGCTTATCCTGACGGCTTTCGACGAGGATGCAGCCAGTCTCGCGGCGGTGATCGCAGGGGCTTCTGGGTACGTGCTCAAGAACATCCGGGGTGGGCACCTCGTCGATGCCATCTACCGGGTGGCTGAGGGCAAGACTCTCATCACGCGGCAGCTGACCGAACGCGTGCGACTCTCCCTGCTCGCGCGCCAGGACGACGCCAAGACGCCGTCGGTGGACCTGACGCTGCGAGAACGCCAGGCCGTGGAACTGATCACCGAGGGTCTCACCAACCGGCAGATCGGTGAACGCCTGGGTATTGCAGAGAAGACCGTGAAGAACTACGTCTCTGGACTGTTGGCCAAACTTGGCATGGAGCGCCGCACTCAGGTCGCGACCTACGGCGCCCGTGAAGGGATGCAGGCTTCACGCGAGACCTAG
- a CDS encoding VIT1/CCC1 transporter family protein, with product MNWLRAGVLGANDGIISTAGLVVGVAAVGLTREPIVIAGIAGLVAGAASMALGEYVSVSSQRDTERAVLTEQRSDIAAQPSLECAHLAAVYEAKGLSSLTAWTVAEELTKHDAFAAHVDAELGIDPDALVNPWHAAAASAGSFTVGALFPLIAILLAPLSMLVPITVVVVVLALIITGTISASLGGANRVVAALRLLVGGALAMAFTWGVGQLIGIATG from the coding sequence ATGAACTGGCTCCGCGCCGGGGTCCTAGGAGCGAATGACGGCATCATCTCCACCGCGGGTCTTGTCGTGGGTGTCGCCGCGGTGGGACTTACGCGGGAGCCCATCGTGATTGCCGGAATCGCTGGTCTCGTCGCAGGGGCCGCATCTATGGCGCTAGGGGAGTACGTCTCCGTCAGCTCGCAGCGCGATACCGAGCGCGCGGTCCTCACCGAGCAGCGCTCCGACATCGCTGCACAACCAAGCCTGGAATGTGCACATCTCGCCGCCGTGTATGAGGCCAAGGGCCTCTCCTCCCTGACTGCGTGGACGGTCGCGGAGGAACTCACCAAGCATGATGCGTTCGCCGCCCACGTCGACGCGGAATTAGGCATCGACCCGGACGCGCTAGTGAATCCCTGGCATGCGGCCGCAGCCTCTGCCGGTTCCTTCACCGTGGGTGCGCTGTTCCCACTCATCGCCATTCTGCTGGCCCCGCTGTCCATGCTGGTGCCGATCACCGTGGTGGTGGTCGTCCTCGCCCTCATCATCACCGGAACCATCAGCGCATCACTCGGCGGAGCGAACCGTGTGGTCGCAGCCCTGCGCCTGCTGGTCGGCGGAGCCTTGGCGATGGCGTTCACCTGGGGTGTGGGGCAGCTCATCGGCATCGCCACCGGCTGA
- the adhP gene encoding alcohol dehydrogenase AdhP — translation MKSAVVTSFKAPLEIVDRDTPRPSTGEVLVRLETCGLCHTDIHAAHGDWPVQPVLPVVPGHEGIGIVEELGAGVRDRHVGDRVAIAWLGEACGECRYCIDGRETLCESQKNSGYSIDGAFSEYAVASSKYVVAVPDGISSIDAAPLSCAGLTTYKALKVAQVTPTERVGIFGVGGLGHLAVQYARIMGGTVVAVDIEKTKLDLAAELGAEQLVNALEVDPVATIQAEGGLDVAVVLAASPRVFEQAFQSLRRGGRLICVALPAEGTMSISIFDTVLKGISVIGTIVGTRQDLVEVFALHAAGRTRVVAETRELVEVNEAMAEVLSGKVTGRLVFQL, via the coding sequence ATGAAGTCAGCAGTCGTCACATCGTTCAAAGCCCCGCTCGAGATCGTGGACCGCGATACGCCGCGTCCGTCGACCGGTGAGGTACTCGTGCGTCTCGAGACCTGCGGTCTCTGCCACACCGACATCCACGCGGCACATGGTGACTGGCCTGTTCAGCCGGTGCTTCCCGTCGTTCCAGGACATGAGGGTATCGGTATCGTCGAAGAACTTGGCGCAGGGGTTCGGGACCGCCACGTCGGCGATCGGGTCGCGATCGCCTGGCTCGGGGAAGCATGCGGTGAGTGCCGTTATTGCATCGACGGTCGTGAGACCCTCTGCGAGTCACAGAAAAACAGCGGCTATTCCATCGACGGAGCATTCTCCGAATACGCGGTAGCCAGCTCGAAGTACGTCGTTGCCGTACCCGATGGCATCAGCTCCATTGACGCCGCTCCGCTCAGCTGCGCTGGCCTGACCACGTACAAGGCACTGAAAGTCGCGCAGGTGACCCCGACCGAGCGTGTCGGCATCTTCGGCGTCGGTGGTCTTGGCCATCTTGCCGTGCAGTACGCACGCATCATGGGCGGCACCGTCGTGGCCGTCGACATCGAGAAGACCAAGCTCGACCTTGCCGCGGAACTCGGGGCCGAACAACTTGTCAACGCTCTAGAAGTAGACCCGGTGGCGACGATTCAAGCGGAGGGCGGGCTCGATGTTGCTGTTGTCCTGGCCGCATCACCCAGGGTGTTCGAGCAGGCTTTCCAGTCCCTGCGCCGGGGAGGGCGTCTTATCTGTGTGGCACTGCCAGCCGAGGGAACGATGAGCATCTCGATTTTCGACACCGTCCTCAAGGGCATCTCGGTGATCGGAACGATCGTTGGTACCCGTCAGGACCTCGTCGAGGTTTTCGCGCTACATGCGGCTGGTCGCACCCGAGTGGTCGCCGAGACACGTGAGCTCGTTGAAGTCAACGAGGCGATGGCTGAAGTCCTCTCGGGGAAAGTCACTGGTCGCCTCGTCTTCCAGCTCTGA
- a CDS encoding BON domain-containing protein: protein MSRPLSVALAGSGHTAERACSRAQGSTARSSIGPSALLGSGPWPQSGSSGHISAPQRKDSPVGTLTSGSTDHLIRAKVQTEIASLSEVESSRIGVGVHHCVVTLSGEVGEHSTVFAAKRAACRVKGVTTIVNDLTLHSAADEPATEADIAQGVTHALGSAINVPDGVQVEIRDHVVILSGQVERNVQRMAAVRAVQHLPGVHSVDNRLVLAHRTAEAEDRLGTHWSDRPPKPTARRRPHATESAPPTLPQPRGTSHATHSPALHSLLRARQHVSGPPR, encoded by the coding sequence ATGAGTCGTCCTCTAAGTGTTGCTCTCGCGGGGAGCGGGCATACGGCCGAGAGGGCCTGCTCACGCGCACAAGGATCGACTGCACGGAGCTCTATAGGACCTAGTGCCCTACTCGGATCCGGCCCGTGGCCCCAGAGTGGATCTAGCGGGCACATCAGCGCGCCGCAACGAAAGGACTCCCCCGTGGGCACCCTCACTTCAGGCAGCACCGACCACCTGATTCGAGCCAAGGTTCAGACCGAGATCGCATCGCTCTCCGAGGTCGAGAGCTCCAGGATCGGAGTCGGGGTTCACCACTGCGTGGTCACCCTCTCCGGGGAAGTCGGAGAGCACTCCACAGTGTTCGCTGCGAAACGAGCTGCGTGTCGTGTCAAAGGGGTCACGACCATTGTCAACGATCTCACCTTGCACTCGGCAGCAGACGAGCCCGCGACAGAGGCTGATATCGCCCAAGGTGTGACCCACGCACTGGGCAGCGCGATCAATGTGCCCGATGGAGTGCAGGTCGAAATACGCGACCACGTCGTGATCCTCTCGGGCCAGGTCGAGCGGAACGTCCAACGCATGGCCGCCGTACGGGCTGTCCAGCATCTTCCCGGGGTGCACTCCGTCGACAATCGACTGGTCCTGGCCCATCGGACTGCCGAGGCTGAGGACAGGTTGGGAACGCACTGGTCGGATCGCCCACCTAAGCCGACTGCGCGCCGACGCCCTCACGCAACAGAGTCCGCTCCGCCCACCCTTCCACAGCCCCGAGGAACTTCACATGCCACGCACTCTCCTGCGTTGCATTCCCTTCTCCGGGCTCGACAACATGTGTCGGGACCTCCGCGGTAA
- a CDS encoding heavy-metal-associated domain-containing protein: MSVTASTTLHTILRAENFSCPSCVTKIEKQVGRVEGVSAVKVRFASARIEIEHDPSVVSVEDLITAVAKAGYSSRLATF, translated from the coding sequence ATGAGCGTTACCGCTTCGACCACCCTCCACACGATCCTCCGTGCTGAGAACTTTTCCTGCCCCTCCTGCGTCACCAAGATCGAGAAGCAGGTCGGACGAGTCGAGGGTGTGTCCGCCGTCAAGGTTCGGTTTGCCTCCGCCCGAATCGAGATAGAGCACGACCCGTCGGTAGTCAGTGTCGAGGACCTGATCACCGCCGTGGCAAAGGCCGGCTACAGCTCGCGCCTGGCCACCTTCTAA
- a CDS encoding universal stress protein: MKSDTYPAARPSTDDASHRALGVMVGFDGSQQAILALHYGAVAALRHGRVLTVVSAFTIPTPVYTTLAALPAASEAEAAVAAAETMLEDARAYLEDYPGEVTYRAQHGDPSGVLVDLSAQADFAVVGARGRGGFLGRVLGSVSSALPAHAHCPTVVVPRQYEVSTTDGAERFTQDVDSRPVLAGFDGSSESRTAVLQAAQAAQSNEAPLRMLLALPSPRGALEWYPELDSPTESVTDRRKTQLEESLDSEVVWVKTHYPSLEITATVRAGDPVAELVKQAREAQLTVVGTRGHSGFAGALLGSVSRGLLLRAAGPVMVVPDMQDERLRDQPGLFR; the protein is encoded by the coding sequence ATGAAGAGCGACACCTATCCCGCAGCCCGCCCCAGCACTGACGATGCCTCCCATCGTGCGTTGGGCGTGATGGTCGGCTTCGACGGCTCCCAGCAGGCGATCTTGGCACTGCACTACGGTGCGGTGGCGGCTCTGCGCCACGGACGAGTCCTGACCGTGGTGAGCGCGTTCACCATCCCCACACCCGTGTACACCACTCTCGCTGCCCTTCCTGCGGCGTCCGAGGCGGAAGCGGCGGTCGCCGCAGCGGAGACGATGCTTGAGGACGCCCGGGCGTACCTGGAGGATTATCCGGGCGAGGTTACGTATAGGGCACAGCACGGCGACCCCTCCGGAGTGTTGGTGGACCTGTCTGCACAGGCGGACTTCGCGGTGGTAGGAGCCAGGGGTCGAGGAGGCTTCCTGGGCCGTGTGCTCGGGTCCGTGTCCTCGGCGCTGCCAGCCCATGCTCACTGCCCCACGGTAGTCGTGCCCCGGCAGTATGAGGTCAGCACGACCGACGGTGCGGAACGTTTCACGCAGGACGTGGATTCACGGCCAGTCCTGGCAGGATTCGACGGTTCCTCGGAGAGCAGGACCGCGGTGCTGCAGGCGGCCCAGGCAGCACAGAGCAACGAAGCTCCCCTGCGCATGCTGCTGGCGCTGCCGTCCCCGAGGGGGGCGCTCGAGTGGTATCCGGAACTCGATTCCCCGACCGAGAGCGTCACGGACCGACGAAAGACCCAGCTGGAGGAGTCACTCGACTCCGAGGTCGTCTGGGTCAAGACACACTACCCGTCACTGGAGATCACCGCGACGGTGCGCGCCGGCGACCCCGTTGCTGAGCTCGTCAAACAGGCTCGAGAAGCTCAGCTGACCGTGGTCGGAACGCGCGGCCACAGCGGGTTCGCCGGTGCGCTGCTCGGTTCGGTGTCCCGCGGACTGCTGCTTCGCGCGGCCGGTCCGGTGATGGTGGTTCCCGATATGCAGGACGAGCGACTGCGTGATCAGCCAGGACTCTTCAGATAG